One stretch of Pigmentiphaga aceris DNA includes these proteins:
- a CDS encoding sn-glycerol-3-phosphate import ATP-binding protein UgpC — MATLHFQQIAKTYPNGTPVVRGLSLEIPDGEFMVIVGPSGCGKSTLLRMVAGLEPITSGEIRIDDKVINKLEPAERDIAMVFQNYALYPHMTVYDNMAYSLRIRKMSKQQIDTTVRAAAQTLGLEKLLERKPGELSGGQRQRVAMGRAIVRQPKVFLFDEPLSNLDAKLRVQMRLELQTLHQRLRTTSLYVTHDQIEAMTLADRMIVMNAGAAEQIGTPQEVFDEPASIFVASFIGSPPMNLIDVEIDATGNNVRTTDGSVITLPAPAPASIRGGRATLGLRPEHLLAGSAGLDLVVGMVEILGSEQLVHGRIGKQPCILRCSTASLARPAPGSQISVGIHDASRVHWFSAETGRRVANI; from the coding sequence ATGGCCACCCTGCATTTCCAACAGATTGCCAAGACCTACCCCAACGGCACGCCCGTCGTGCGCGGCCTGAGCCTTGAAATTCCCGACGGCGAATTCATGGTCATCGTGGGTCCGTCGGGCTGCGGCAAGTCCACCCTGCTGCGCATGGTGGCCGGGCTGGAGCCGATCACCAGCGGGGAAATCCGCATTGACGACAAAGTGATCAATAAGCTGGAACCCGCCGAGCGCGATATCGCCATGGTGTTCCAGAACTACGCGCTGTACCCGCACATGACGGTGTACGACAACATGGCCTACAGCCTGCGTATCCGCAAGATGAGCAAGCAGCAGATCGACACCACGGTGCGTGCTGCGGCGCAGACCCTGGGGCTGGAAAAGCTGCTGGAGCGCAAGCCCGGTGAGCTGTCCGGTGGCCAGCGTCAGCGCGTGGCCATGGGTCGGGCTATCGTGCGCCAGCCCAAGGTGTTCCTGTTCGACGAACCGCTGTCGAACCTGGATGCCAAGCTGCGTGTGCAGATGCGCCTGGAACTGCAGACCTTGCACCAGCGCCTGCGCACCACCAGCCTGTACGTGACGCACGATCAGATCGAAGCCATGACCCTGGCCGATCGCATGATCGTGATGAACGCGGGCGCAGCAGAACAGATCGGCACGCCGCAGGAAGTGTTCGACGAGCCGGCATCCATCTTTGTAGCCAGCTTCATTGGTTCGCCGCCGATGAACCTGATCGACGTCGAGATCGACGCGACCGGCAACAATGTGCGGACCACCGACGGATCGGTCATCACCTTGCCGGCACCGGCCCCCGCTTCCATTCGCGGTGGACGTGCCACGCTTGGCCTGCGCCCGGAACACCTGCTGGCAGGCTCGGCCGGTCTGGACCTTGTGGTTGGCATGGTCGAAATTCTGGGATCGGAACAGCTGGTCCACGGCCGCATCGGCAAGCAGCCGTGCATTTTGCGCTGCAGCACTGCCAGCCTTGCGCGTCCGGCACCGGGCTCGCAGATATCGGTGGGCATCCATGATGCGTCACGGGTGCACTGGTTCTCGGCAGAGACGGGCCGACGGGTTGCAAATATCTGA